The following coding sequences lie in one Kribbella sp. NBC_00709 genomic window:
- a CDS encoding RNA polymerase sigma factor, with translation MSESTSPTDDLGVLAEQAKSGDKNAMDDLLRQIYPRVLRICRSVLPYSADAEDAAQEALLNIATKINTYSGRSSFSTWVHSVAANSARSTYRKLKRTAQAAHNPEQMEKPDPRTTSVIAGTRLDLLEALETLERDRPQMVTPLVLRDVYGLSYEEIAAEVGAPLGTVKSRIHDAREVVRPLLRPKD, from the coding sequence ATGAGCGAGAGCACCAGCCCGACCGACGACCTGGGCGTACTGGCCGAGCAGGCCAAGTCGGGCGACAAGAACGCGATGGACGATCTGCTCCGCCAGATCTACCCGCGCGTCCTGCGCATCTGCCGCAGCGTCCTGCCGTACTCCGCCGACGCCGAGGACGCCGCCCAGGAAGCGCTGCTGAACATCGCCACCAAGATCAACACGTACTCCGGCCGCAGCAGCTTCTCCACCTGGGTCCACTCCGTCGCGGCCAACTCGGCCCGCTCGACGTACCGCAAGCTGAAGCGCACCGCCCAGGCCGCGCACAACCCGGAGCAGATGGAGAAGCCGGACCCGCGCACCACCAGCGTGATCGCCGGCACCCGCCTGGACCTCCTGGAGGCGCTGGAGACGCTGGAGCGCGACCGTCCCCAGATGGTCACTCCGCTGGTCCTGCGGGACGTCTACGGCCTGTCGTACGAGGAGATCGCCGCCGAGGTCGGCGCACCGCTCGGCACGGTCAAGTCCCGTATCCACGACGCCCGCGAGGTCGTCCGCCCGCTTCTCCGTCCCAAGGACTGA